The window GTAGCGCTGAAACCCAGCGCGTTGACTCTGGGAACGATACCAGCCGCGCCTCGCTTCATCCGTGCCCTGAGTTCCGGGTTGGAGACAATGGCGAAGGCGCAGCCCAGGCCGGGCAAGTTGAAAGTCTTGCTGGGCGCCATCAGGGTCACGGTCAAGGAGGAGATTTCTGGGGAAAGGCTGGCGACGGGGATGTGCTTCCTTGCGTCGTCCAATAGGAGCCCGCAATGAATTTCGTCGGAGCACAGGACAAGTTTATGGCGGGCGCAGCGGCCGGCCAAGCCCTCTAATTCGTCCTGCGTGAACACCCGGCCCACGGGATTGTGGGGGTTGCAAAGGGAAAACAGGCTAGTCCGGCCGGTGAGCGTCGCGTCCAAACGCTCCATATCCCACACCCAGCGGTCCGCGTTCAAGACCATGGGAACCCGTAATGCTTCTCGCCCCTGGTTGGCCGAGGCGGATAGGAAGGGCGGGTAGACGGGGGTAGCCGTGATGGACTGTTGGCCGGGGTCGCAGAAGGCGCGGGCGGCCAGGTTCAAACCCGTCACCATCCCAGGGAGCCAGATGATCCATTCCTTTTTTATCTGCCAGCGGTACTGAGTTTCCAGATGCCCGATGATGACCTGCGCCAATTCGTCCGTGGGGTCGGTGTAGCCGAAGATGCCATGCCACACACGTGCGTGCAGGGCCTCCAGGACGCAAGGCGGGGAGCGAAAGTCCATGTCCGCCACCCAGAGCGGGATGATGTCGCGATCCCCATACTTGTCCCATTTGCTGCTGCCGGTTGCCCGGCGGTTGGCGGGCTGGTCAAAATCGAAAGTGGCTTGGGTGGAAGTCATGCACCGCATTTTGTCACGTCATGCCACCATAATACTGGGCTCTAACTGATTCAAACTTCTAAGACATTCTGGTAATATGCAGTGACTATTGAAAAAAGAAATGGGCGGGATGCCCATTTTTTATTTGTATCGCGGGTTCAAGGATTGGGGTTCAAGCACGGCATGGAATTAGCGCAGTTACTGGATACGACTATCACTGGCTTGGGCTTCGAGCTGGTGGATGTCGAATTGCCAGGGCGGGGTAGGCTGATCCGCCTCTTCATCGATCGTTCAGGTGGCATCACCGTGGATGACTGTGCATTCGTGAGCCACCATTTGAGCCGTGTGCTCGCGGTGGAAAATATCGATTACGACAGGCTGGAAGTATCCTCGCCGGGGTTGGACCGGCCACTGAAATCCTTGCGGGATTTCGAGCGCTTCGCGGGCCAGCAAGCCGAATTGAAACTACGTCTCCCGCTCAACGGACGCAAGAGATTTGCTGGCACGCTCAAGGGCGTGGCGGACCAGGCGGTGTTGCTTGAGGTGGAGGGTGCACTGCTGCGATTGCAAATGGCCGATTTGGATAAGGCACGGCTGGTGCCCAAGTTATAGCGAGGATTGAGACGATGAGCAGAGAAATATTGTTGTTGGTGGACGCCTTGGCGCGGGAAAAGAACGTCGATAAGGAAATCGTGTTCGGCGCGCTGGAGCTCGCCCTGGCATCGGCCACCAAACGCAGATTCAAGGACGACGCCGACGTGCGTGTCGCGGTGGACCGCGCAATGGGGGATTACCAATCCTTCCGCCGCTGGCAGGTGGTGGCCGACGAAGCTTTTGAACTTCCCGCCGCGCAACTGACCTTGGACGAGGCTCGCGAGGACAACCCTGGCGCGCAACTGGGGGACATCATCGAGGAGGCTCTGGAGCCCATCGAGTTTGGCCGCATCGGCGCCCAGGCCGCCAAGCAAGTCATCCTGCAAAAAATTCGCGACGCGGAAAGAGAGCAAATCCTCAACGACTTTCTGGCACGCAAGGAACATCTCGTGTCGGGCACTATCAAGCGCGTCGAACGCGGTAGCGCCATCATCGAAATTGGGCGCATCGAGGCCGCGTTGCCACGCGATCAAATGATTCCGAAGGAGAACCTTCGGGTCGGCGACCGCGTACGTGGCTACTTGTTGCGCGTGGACAGGGTGAGCCGCGGGCCGCAGTTGGTGCTCTCGCGCATTGCGCCCGAATTCCTGGTGAAACTCTTCGAATTGGAAGTGCCGGAGATCGAGGAAGGATTGTTGGAGATCAAGGCCGCCGCGCGCGACCCGGGCTCGCGCTCCAAGATTGCTGTGAAGTCCAACGAACCGCGCATCGATCCCATCGGCACATGCGTTGGCATGCGCGGTTCGCGCGTGCAAGCCGTCACCGGGGAACTGGCTGGCGAGCGCGTGGACATCATTTTGTGGGCCCAGGATCCCGCGCAATTCGTCATCAATGCCTTGGCGCCGGCGGAAGTGGCCAGCATCTTGGTGGACGAGGAAACTCACAGCATGGACATCGTGGTCGACGATGAGAACCTAGCGCAAGCCATCGGCCGCAATGGGCAGAACGTGCGCCTGGCCAGTGAACTCACGGGCTGGGTGCTCAACATCATGACGGAAGAGGAATCCTCCAGCAAACACGAGAAAGAATCGGCGAGCGTGCGCTCCCTATTTGTGGATAAGATGGATGTGGATGAGGAAGTAGCGCAAATCTTGGTGGACGCCGGCTTTACCACCCTGGAGCACATCGCCTATTTGCCTTTGAGTGAGTTACAGGAGATCGAGCAATTCGACGCGGATACGATCACTGAATTGCGCAGCCGCGCGCGCAATTCGCTCCTGAAGCAGGAAATCGCCACGGAAGAGAAGGTGGAGAACGTG of the Betaproteobacteria bacterium genome contains:
- the nusA gene encoding transcription termination/antitermination protein NusA; this translates as MSREILLLVDALAREKNVDKEIVFGALELALASATKRRFKDDADVRVAVDRAMGDYQSFRRWQVVADEAFELPAAQLTLDEAREDNPGAQLGDIIEEALEPIEFGRIGAQAAKQVILQKIRDAEREQILNDFLARKEHLVSGTIKRVERGSAIIEIGRIEAALPRDQMIPKENLRVGDRVRGYLLRVDRVSRGPQLVLSRIAPEFLVKLFELEVPEIEEGLLEIKAAARDPGSRSKIAVKSNEPRIDPIGTCVGMRGSRVQAVTGELAGERVDIILWAQDPAQFVINALAPAEVASILVDEETHSMDIVVDDENLAQAIGRNGQNVRLASELTGWVLNIMTEEESSSKHEKESASVRSLFVDKMDVDEEVAQILVDAGFTTLEHIAYLPLSELQEIEQFDADTITELRSRARNSLLKQEIATEEKVENVATDLQSMEGMDEQMALLLASKGVNTQEELAELAVDDLVELTAMDAERAKQLIMTARAPWFV
- a CDS encoding aminotransferase class I/II-fold pyridoxal phosphate-dependent enzyme; translated protein: MRCMTSTQATFDFDQPANRRATGSSKWDKYGDRDIIPLWVADMDFRSPPCVLEALHARVWHGIFGYTDPTDELAQVIIGHLETQYRWQIKKEWIIWLPGMVTGLNLAARAFCDPGQQSITATPVYPPFLSASANQGREALRVPMVLNADRWVWDMERLDATLTGRTSLFSLCNPHNPVGRVFTQDELEGLAGRCARHKLVLCSDEIHCGLLLDDARKHIPVASLSPEISSLTVTLMAPSKTFNLPGLGCAFAIVSNPELRARMKRGAAGIVPRVNALGFSAT
- the rimP gene encoding ribosome maturation factor RimP — encoded protein: MELAQLLDTTITGLGFELVDVELPGRGRLIRLFIDRSGGITVDDCAFVSHHLSRVLAVENIDYDRLEVSSPGLDRPLKSLRDFERFAGQQAELKLRLPLNGRKRFAGTLKGVADQAVLLEVEGALLRLQMADLDKARLVPKL